In Flavobacterium sp. CS20, a single window of DNA contains:
- a CDS encoding glycosyltransferase family 2 protein yields MLKYTLVKTVLNLYKNTLIKVIIPAHNEAQSVAKVVKDIPDFVDEVIVVDNNSTDNTSYVAKKAGATICFEAQKGYGYACLKAMAYIQNQSKSPDIVVFIDADYSDYPEQLTSLVEPIIEENYDFVIGARKKLLREKGAMTLPQRFGNALATSLMRLMYGAKFTDLSPFRAIKYHKLLSLNMQDKTYGWTVEMQLKALKHNLKYKEEPVKYRNRIGKSKVSGTIKGAVMAGIKILSWVFKYAFVKV; encoded by the coding sequence TTGCTAAAATATACACTTGTAAAAACGGTTCTAAATTTGTATAAAAATACGCTTATAAAAGTTATCATACCTGCTCATAACGAAGCTCAATCTGTTGCAAAAGTTGTAAAAGATATACCCGATTTTGTTGATGAAGTGATTGTTGTTGATAATAACTCAACAGACAACACGTCATATGTTGCAAAAAAAGCAGGTGCAACTATTTGTTTTGAAGCACAAAAAGGCTACGGTTATGCTTGTTTAAAGGCGATGGCATACATTCAAAATCAGTCTAAAAGCCCTGATATAGTTGTTTTTATAGACGCCGATTACAGTGATTATCCTGAACAACTCACCAGCTTGGTCGAGCCTATTATAGAAGAAAATTATGATTTTGTTATAGGTGCACGTAAAAAACTTTTGAGAGAAAAAGGAGCGATGACCTTACCGCAAAGATTTGGAAATGCTTTGGCTACTTCGCTAATGCGATTGATGTATGGTGCAAAGTTTACAGACCTTAGTCCTTTTAGAGCTATAAAATACCACAAACTCCTGTCTTTAAACATGCAAGACAAAACCTATGGTTGGACTGTTGAGATGCAATTAAAAGCCTTAAAACACAACCTTAAATATAAAGAAGAACCCGTTAAATATCGCAACCGTATTGGCAAATCTAAAGTATCTGGAACCATAAAAGGTGCGGTAATGGCAGGGATAAAAATTCTAAGTTGGGTGTTTAAATATGCCTTTGTAAAAGTTTAA
- a CDS encoding NAD(P)-dependent oxidoreductase — protein MTIGIIKERKTPPDRRVVFTPQQLHGLEQKYNNLKFIVEPSDIRIFPDSSYQKAGIEINPDLSACDVLIGVKEVPVESLIPNKSYFFFSHTIKKQDYNRKLLQTILKKNIDLFDHETITDTKGRRLIGFGRYAGLVGAYNGFRLLGLREKLFHLPKVENLSDLNQVKQELDKIKIPKIKIVLTGSGKVANGAKEILNHLKIQQISVDDYLSKDFNIPVFTNAKVLDYNKRKDGKPSNIKDFFKDPSPYKSDFMKFAKTSDLFIAGHFYGDNAPYLFTREDAKSSDFKIKLVADISCDIDGPVASTIRPSSIENPFYAYDPQTETETDFMNTDAIGVMAVDNLPCELPKDASKGFGEMFAQHVIPAFFNNDKDGILKRAQITNQGKLTPKFEYLQNFVDNLE, from the coding sequence ATGACCATTGGAATTATCAAAGAACGCAAAACACCGCCAGATAGAAGAGTCGTCTTTACACCTCAACAACTTCATGGTTTAGAACAAAAATACAACAACCTAAAATTTATTGTTGAACCTTCTGATATTAGAATATTTCCTGATAGCTCTTACCAAAAAGCTGGTATAGAAATCAACCCTGACTTAAGTGCTTGTGATGTTCTTATTGGGGTAAAAGAAGTGCCTGTTGAGTCTTTGATTCCTAATAAATCTTATTTTTTCTTTTCTCATACCATCAAGAAACAAGATTATAACAGAAAACTTTTACAAACTATACTAAAAAAAAATATCGATCTTTTTGATCATGAAACAATTACTGATACAAAGGGTAGAAGACTTATTGGATTTGGTAGATATGCTGGTTTAGTAGGAGCATATAATGGTTTTAGATTGTTAGGTTTAAGAGAAAAATTATTCCATTTACCAAAAGTTGAAAATTTATCAGACTTAAATCAAGTCAAACAAGAACTCGATAAAATTAAAATTCCAAAAATAAAAATTGTTTTGACTGGCTCAGGAAAAGTTGCCAATGGAGCTAAAGAGATTTTAAATCATTTGAAAATACAACAAATCAGTGTTGATGATTATTTAAGTAAAGATTTTAATATTCCTGTTTTTACTAATGCTAAAGTTTTAGACTACAACAAAAGAAAAGATGGTAAGCCAAGTAACATAAAAGATTTTTTTAAAGACCCTTCACCTTATAAGTCTGATTTTATGAAATTTGCAAAAACTTCTGACCTATTTATTGCAGGGCATTTTTACGGTGATAATGCTCCTTATTTGTTTACAAGAGAAGATGCCAAATCATCTGATTTTAAAATTAAATTGGTTGCTGATATCAGTTGCGATATCGATGGTCCTGTGGCTTCAACTATACGACCATCAAGCATCGAAAACCCTTTTTACGCTTATGATCCTCAAACAGAAACCGAGACTGACTTTATGAATACCGATGCTATTGGTGTTATGGCTGTTGATAATTTACCTTGCGAATTGCCCAAAGACGCAAGCAAAGGTTTTGGAGAAATGTTTGCACAACACGTTATTCCTGCATTTTTTAACAATGACAAAGATGGTATTTTAAAAAGAGCACAAATAACAAATCAAGGCAAATTGACTCCAAAATTTGAATATCTTCAAAACTTTGTAGATAATTTAGAATAA
- a CDS encoding murein hydrolase activator EnvC → MKRYLFLLIVLIYGQFVFSQTQKELEKERQQIEQQIKQINSNLDETQSHRISAIEKVQTLNQRIAVAERLVRINNREANMLSREINANTQAIDKLRTQLKQLKAEYAQMVVDAYKSKSQQNRIMFLLSSDNFLQAYKRLQYMKQFAAYRKKQGKEIEIQTRQLQALNEKLFEQRQAKEQLLAQNRQTIEKLNKDKVAEKELIASIRKKESQYKKELERKQEKITEIDQLIQKLIREAIARENKKLGKTSNSRFKMTPEAKLLGGKFEDNKGKLPWPVVSGFVSRPYGTRHHAVVKTVMTKSEGVRIDTQQGAKARAIFDGEVSQIMVIPNAFKVVMIRHGQYISVYKNIDKLNVRKGDKVKRNQFIGTIGQDLTDGSTTLGFYIYKNSKTQNPADWIYKM, encoded by the coding sequence ATGAAACGTTATCTTTTTTTGTTGATAGTTTTAATTTATGGACAGTTTGTTTTTAGCCAAACTCAAAAAGAGTTGGAAAAAGAACGCCAACAAATAGAGCAACAAATCAAACAAATCAATAGCAATTTAGACGAAACTCAATCTCACAGAATATCGGCTATTGAAAAGGTGCAAACTCTTAACCAGCGTATAGCTGTTGCAGAACGACTTGTGCGAATCAACAATCGCGAAGCCAATATGCTATCCAGAGAAATCAACGCCAATACTCAAGCTATAGATAAACTTAGAACTCAACTCAAACAACTCAAAGCTGAATATGCTCAAATGGTAGTTGATGCTTATAAAAGTAAATCTCAACAAAACCGAATTATGTTTTTGTTGTCTTCCGATAATTTTTTACAAGCCTACAAACGCCTTCAATACATGAAGCAATTTGCGGCATATCGTAAGAAACAAGGCAAAGAAATTGAAATACAAACGCGACAACTTCAAGCTTTAAACGAAAAGCTATTTGAGCAACGCCAAGCTAAAGAACAACTTTTGGCTCAAAATCGACAAACCATTGAAAAACTCAATAAAGATAAAGTCGCTGAAAAAGAACTTATTGCTTCCATTAGGAAAAAAGAAAGCCAGTATAAGAAAGAGTTAGAACGGAAACAAGAAAAAATTACCGAGATTGACCAACTCATTCAGAAATTAATTAGAGAAGCCATTGCGAGAGAGAATAAAAAGTTGGGCAAGACCTCCAATAGCCGATTTAAAATGACGCCTGAAGCTAAACTCTTAGGAGGTAAATTTGAAGATAATAAAGGCAAATTGCCTTGGCCTGTGGTTTCTGGTTTTGTATCTCGACCTTACGGCACAAGACATCATGCTGTGGTTAAAACGGTTATGACCAAAAGTGAAGGCGTCCGCATTGACACTCAACAAGGTGCAAAAGCCCGAGCTATTTTTGATGGAGAAGTCAGTCAAATTATGGTCATACCAAACGCTTTCAAAGTGGTTATGATTCGCCACGGTCAGTATATCAGTGTTTACAAAAATATAGACAAACTCAATGTAAGAAAAGGCGATAAGGTCAAGCGTAACCAATTTATAGGTACAATTGGTCAAGATTTGACAGATGGATCTACTACTTTAGGGTTTTATATTTATAAAAACAGTAAAACCCAAAACCCAGCAGATTGGATTTATAAGATGTAA
- a CDS encoding DUF3050 domain-containing protein encodes MSIHLQKLIENLKPLRQKLLDHNLYRYIETPDDLRIFTQHHVFAVWDFMSLLKILQQKLTNVNVPWTPSDNTEFTYLINDIVLAEESDLNRAGKHQSHYEMYLDAMENLTASTLQIRKFTDQIQHGTDIFLVISTTDLPKSVKSFLIFTFNTIYHKQTHDIVSAFTFGREELIPDMFTEIIAYIQKQFPDEKIDDLKYYFERHIEIDADQHGPMAIKLIENLCQNDINKWQSVEKTAEIALQKRIELWDGILKSILNHKAIA; translated from the coding sequence ATGAGTATTCATTTGCAAAAGCTTATTGAAAATCTCAAACCCTTGAGACAAAAGTTACTTGACCACAATTTATATAGATATATTGAGACACCTGATGACTTAAGAATATTTACTCAGCACCACGTTTTTGCCGTTTGGGATTTTATGTCATTGCTTAAAATATTACAACAAAAATTAACCAATGTCAATGTGCCATGGACGCCAAGCGATAATACAGAATTTACGTATTTGATAAACGATATCGTTCTTGCTGAAGAATCAGACTTAAATAGAGCTGGCAAACACCAAAGCCATTATGAGATGTATCTTGATGCTATGGAAAATCTAACAGCTTCAACGCTTCAAATCAGAAAATTTACTGATCAAATTCAACATGGTACGGATATCTTTTTGGTGATCTCTACTACCGATTTACCTAAGTCTGTCAAATCGTTTTTAATCTTTACTTTTAATACCATTTATCACAAACAAACACATGATATTGTTTCTGCTTTCACCTTTGGACGTGAAGAACTTATTCCTGATATGTTTACAGAAATTATCGCTTATATCCAAAAACAATTTCCTGATGAAAAAATTGATGATTTAAAATACTATTTTGAAAGACATATCGAAATTGATGCAGATCAACACGGACCTATGGCTATTAAACTTATAGAAAATCTTTGTCAAAACGATATTAATAAATGGCAATCTGTTGAAAAAACAGCTGAAATTGCTCTACAAAAAAGAATCGAACTTTGGGACGGGATTTTGAAATCTATTCTTAATCATAAAGCCATTGCATAA
- a CDS encoding DUF4292 domain-containing protein encodes MPTKSVLVVLISVLILVSCGGSQSVLKKKDLKNETLKAIVKNYNKSTPRFKTMRGRIKGVYDDGNQQQNINISYRFQKDKILWMSAKFAGLIQVAKIIITPQKIKFYERINNSYFDGNFELVSAFLGLELNYEQLQNLFTGQALKNIEISNTDFQTAGDYFQILTTYDNGFTQHLLLDAKTFKIRQQSLNINNKQIKIIYKSYQIIDGFSFPEEFVILAGDNKEHIQITMTYKNIKLNDELKFPFSFPNNYSPIQLN; translated from the coding sequence ATGCCAACCAAATCAGTTTTAGTTGTCTTGATATCAGTTTTGATATTAGTATCTTGTGGCGGAAGTCAGTCGGTTTTAAAAAAGAAAGACCTCAAAAATGAGACCTTAAAAGCGATTGTCAAAAACTACAACAAATCTACGCCAAGGTTTAAAACCATGCGCGGTAGAATAAAAGGGGTTTATGATGATGGCAATCAACAGCAAAATATCAATATCAGTTATAGATTTCAAAAGGATAAAATCTTATGGATGAGTGCTAAATTTGCGGGTCTAATTCAAGTGGCTAAAATAATAATAACACCTCAAAAGATTAAATTTTACGAACGCATAAACAATTCTTATTTTGACGGAAATTTTGAATTGGTCAGTGCTTTTTTAGGACTTGAACTAAATTATGAACAATTGCAAAACCTTTTTACAGGTCAAGCCTTAAAGAATATTGAGATTTCAAACACCGATTTTCAAACAGCAGGCGATTATTTTCAAATATTAACTACTTATGATAACGGTTTTACCCAACATTTGCTTTTAGATGCTAAAACCTTTAAAATCAGGCAACAAAGTTTGAATATAAACAATAAACAAATAAAAATTATTTACAAATCTTATCAAATCATAGATGGTTTTTCATTTCCAGAAGAATTTGTAATTTTAGCAGGAGACAATAAAGAGCATATTCAAATTACGATGACTTACAAAAACATAAAGTTGAACGATGAGTTGAAGTTTCCTTTTAGTTTTCCCAATAACTACTCGCCAATTCAATTGAATTAA
- a CDS encoding tetratricopeptide repeat protein: MKNNILTYLFLFLGFIIFQNINAQIEQEIEPQDSVIPVNNNKDFQPKFFKALSERGIENYKKAAEILETLKAEHSDKAVVFFQLGLNYFDLEQYNLALEHLQKADELKPNDFDIREALFRVYYQQKNYAKALELASDLALKKSEYYEILANLYLTTEQYKKALEALEKADQKQGFDAHKDQLREVIFEAYDKQKFAISYYQKRIELEPYNPLNAYRLTRFLMQENQYHEALKVLENLIENHPRFTRAYVLKTQVYLKLDQVEQAFDALEAVVSDRFLEENYKVQAIEYIKSFVEKNPEYQDKFVQVLNVASETAENSASFLDLGLFYFENDKPRALENFKKALSQNPQDFQILRYVGVLELQLNRPQATIETAEKALEIYPTQAVFMLIKGQALLELTQYNFAETVLLEAESYIFEENDMMLKLYETLQKVYVGLNNEAQSKLYQSKAEELKNK; encoded by the coding sequence ATGAAGAACAATATTTTGACATATCTGTTTTTGTTTTTGGGATTTATCATCTTTCAAAATATCAATGCTCAAATTGAACAGGAAATTGAACCACAAGATAGCGTTATACCGGTTAATAATAACAAGGATTTTCAACCGAAATTTTTTAAAGCTCTGTCTGAACGCGGTATAGAAAACTATAAAAAAGCTGCTGAAATTTTAGAAACTCTCAAGGCTGAGCATTCAGATAAAGCCGTGGTTTTTTTTCAATTGGGTTTAAATTATTTCGATTTAGAGCAATACAATCTGGCCTTAGAACATTTGCAAAAAGCAGATGAATTAAAACCTAATGATTTTGATATTCGAGAGGCATTATTTAGGGTTTACTATCAACAAAAAAACTATGCTAAAGCTTTAGAATTGGCAAGTGATTTAGCCTTAAAAAAATCAGAATATTATGAAATTTTAGCTAATCTGTATTTAACTACTGAGCAATATAAAAAAGCTTTAGAAGCTTTAGAAAAAGCAGATCAAAAACAAGGTTTTGATGCACACAAAGATCAGTTGAGAGAAGTGATTTTTGAAGCTTATGACAAACAAAAATTCGCTATTTCTTATTATCAAAAACGCATTGAACTCGAACCTTACAATCCGTTGAATGCTTATCGATTAACAAGATTTTTAATGCAAGAAAATCAATATCATGAAGCATTAAAAGTTTTAGAAAATTTGATTGAAAATCATCCACGTTTTACGAGAGCTTATGTTTTAAAAACACAAGTTTATCTTAAGTTAGACCAAGTTGAACAAGCATTTGATGCATTAGAAGCGGTTGTGTCTGATCGGTTTTTAGAAGAAAACTATAAAGTTCAAGCTATTGAATACATAAAATCCTTTGTTGAAAAGAATCCTGAATATCAAGACAAATTTGTTCAAGTCTTGAATGTTGCTTCTGAAACGGCTGAAAATTCTGCCAGTTTTTTAGATTTAGGCTTGTTTTATTTTGAAAACGATAAGCCTCGAGCTTTGGAAAATTTCAAAAAAGCTTTATCCCAAAACCCACAAGATTTTCAGATTTTAAGATACGTCGGTGTTTTGGAGCTTCAGCTTAACCGTCCGCAAGCGACAATTGAAACAGCAGAAAAAGCCCTTGAAATATACCCAACACAAGCGGTTTTTATGCTGATTAAAGGTCAAGCTTTACTGGAGCTAACACAATATAATTTTGCTGAAACGGTTTTACTTGAAGCAGAATCTTACATTTTTGAAGAAAATGATATGATGCTAAAGCTTTATGAAACTTTACAAAAAGTTTATGTGGGTTTAAATAATGAAGCACAATCAAAACTATATCAATCTAAAGCTGAAGAACTTAAAAATAAATAA
- a CDS encoding sugar nucleotidyltransferase, whose protein sequence is MKIIVPMAGRGSRLRPHTLTVPKPLIPIAGKPIVQRLVEDIAKVVDEPIEEIAFVIGKDFGKAVEEQLENIATGLNAKASIYVQDQPLGTGHAIMSAEPSLSGPAVVAYADTLFKADFSIEKDTEAMIWVKQVDNPKAFGVVNINNKGHITDLVEKPEHPESDLAVIGIYYFRDISILKEQLQAVLDEKLIRGCEYQINDGIEKMKQNGIIFKPGKVDEWMDCGNKTVTVETNKRILEHLKNGDEKLISDHVEIHSSEITEPCFIADGVKLINAKIGPYVSLGKGTVVKDSAIKNSLIQEHTEITNANLNNAMIGNFAKFNGQFSSISIGDYSVLE, encoded by the coding sequence ATGAAAATCATTGTTCCTATGGCGGGTCGTGGTTCGCGACTTAGACCGCATACTCTAACCGTTCCGAAACCACTTATTCCAATTGCGGGTAAACCCATTGTGCAACGCTTGGTTGAAGATATTGCCAAAGTTGTTGATGAGCCTATCGAAGAAATTGCATTTGTAATTGGTAAAGATTTTGGCAAAGCCGTAGAAGAACAACTCGAAAATATTGCCACAGGTTTAAATGCAAAAGCTAGCATTTATGTTCAAGATCAACCGCTTGGCACAGGTCATGCCATTATGAGTGCTGAACCTTCACTTAGTGGTCCAGCTGTTGTGGCTTACGCAGACACTTTATTTAAAGCAGATTTTAGCATTGAAAAAGATACCGAAGCGATGATTTGGGTTAAGCAGGTGGACAACCCCAAAGCTTTTGGCGTAGTCAACATCAATAACAAAGGTCATATTACTGACTTGGTAGAAAAACCCGAACATCCTGAATCTGATTTAGCGGTGATAGGAATCTATTATTTTAGAGACATCAGTATATTAAAAGAACAATTGCAAGCGGTTTTAGATGAAAAACTTATTCGTGGCTGTGAATATCAAATCAATGATGGCATTGAAAAAATGAAGCAAAACGGAATCATTTTTAAACCTGGAAAAGTCGATGAATGGATGGATTGCGGTAACAAAACCGTAACCGTTGAAACCAACAAACGCATTTTAGAACATTTGAAAAATGGAGATGAAAAATTGATTTCAGACCACGTTGAAATTCACAGTTCTGAAATCACAGAACCTTGTTTCATTGCCGATGGTGTCAAATTGATAAACGCTAAAATTGGACCTTATGTTTCTTTAGGAAAAGGCACAGTAGTGAAAGACAGTGCGATTAAAAATAGCTTAATTCAAGAACACACTGAAATCACAAATGCCAATCTCAACAATGCTATGATAGGCAATTTTGCTAAATTCAATGGTCAATTTTCAAGTATCAGCATTGGTGATTATTCGGTTTTAGAATAG
- a CDS encoding 3-hydroxyanthranilate 3,4-dioxygenase, with amino-acid sequence MSVSKPFNLKQWIEDNRDLLKPPVGNKNLYKDAQDYIVMIVGGPNARKDYHYNETEELFYQLEGQIEIHIQDKGKKRTMSLPGDMYLNPPKVPHSPVRHENSIGLVVERKRSHLDIKDGLLWFCDNCNHKLHEVYFPLNDIEKDFLEHFNHFYASESLRTSDNCGTVMPTDKRFVTD; translated from the coding sequence ATGTCAGTTTCAAAACCTTTTAATTTAAAACAATGGATTGAAGACAACAGAGATTTACTTAAACCTCCTGTTGGTAATAAAAATTTATACAAAGACGCTCAAGATTATATCGTGATGATAGTTGGTGGTCCTAATGCTCGTAAAGATTATCACTACAATGAAACAGAAGAGTTGTTTTATCAACTTGAAGGGCAAATAGAAATTCACATTCAAGACAAAGGTAAAAAACGAACCATGTCACTTCCTGGTGATATGTATCTCAATCCACCAAAAGTGCCACATTCGCCAGTTAGGCACGAAAATTCTATAGGTTTAGTCGTTGAACGCAAACGCAGTCACCTTGATATTAAAGATGGTTTATTATGGTTTTGTGACAATTGCAACCATAAACTGCACGAGGTCTATTTTCCACTTAACGATATAGAAAAAGATTTTCTAGAGCATTTCAACCATTTTTACGCGAGTGAAAGTTTGAGAACCTCAGACAATTGTGGAACTGTGATGCCTACTGATAAACGTTTTGTAACAGATTAA